The Theobroma cacao cultivar B97-61/B2 chromosome 2, Criollo_cocoa_genome_V2, whole genome shotgun sequence genome includes the window TAAACTTTTGTggaaagaagagagaagagaCAATCAGTGGTTAATTTGCCAAATCTCTTTGCTAATCGCCCAAAAATTTACAAGGGTTGACATCAATTTCATTAGATTAGCTGGCCATGTGAACATGTCAAGTTTAGGAATTATTTAATCTATCAGGATAACTTGGAAAGTTCGGTGCAACTAAAGGAAACCCCTTTTTATTTGTAGGCCAGAGGAAGACAAACAAAGACATGCTTGACCTTATTTGCATACTAACTGTTTTCCGATTGTGAAAGATGAgcagagaaaagaaaaaggaaaagcaatTGGCTCCACTCTCGAGCCGTGTCAAAGTGGCAATCTCCATTCCAAGGCATCCATAGGAAGGATTCGATGACTTGACTACATCCAATTTGCAGGGTTGCAAAACTTAGCTTGGAATCTTGAAACACGAGAAATGGATACACTACATATCAAGCTCATTAATCTATGAATAAACTGGAAATTTTAAGGTTTGAATCCGCCGAATTGAACTGTTTATGATCAAAAATTTGTTATCCTTATTTACCAAATCGTTTCTTCTGTTGTCTTGTGGTCCTTCAATTCACCTCTAATATTATATTCCACCTCGTAGTCTAAAgcattacacttttaattaatttgttacCTAAATGAACCCTCCATGCAATCCAAAGGTTAGCTCACCGGTTGTCGAGCACATGCCTGCTTATTTACATATGTAAACATCATACAGAAGTTGGACCAAAATGTCTACGTTGTATTTGGACATTAACAATTGATTAAGTAGGTAGGTTGTTAATTTTGGGGTTAAACTTGTCTTCTTAGGCTCATTTGCCAATTACTATTGACTGTTAAAatcaatatttaataaaaagctttggttgaaaaattgtgatttgaAAACTATTGCTAAAAATTGAAGATGAATTCACTTGCCTATTATAAtctaattattatattttataaattttttcataGTTGTTGGataatttatatgttttattattttaatcatatgATTTCATGCTATGTATATAGTTCGTTTAGGTAAGATTTTAAcgtatttattaaatatatgtgCTTGTATTTGTCTAAATCAGATGATCACTAATCATGAAAATTATCTACCCTTGGAATTGAACATCTTAAATTCTCCGCCATAtacaattttatttacaaaCAATATGGGGTTTCTTGACTTATAACGAAGTAATAagtctttatttcttttcccattatacattaaaaaaaaaaaaaaaggtatggTTTATAGTGGGGTTTTGACCTCTAAGTTTTGAGTGTTGGGAGTCGGAGGTTTAACAGGAAATGGGTgaagaagaggaaagaaaacCAGTGAAAATGGAATCGAAAGAGGAGGAGGGAGAAGAAAGCAAAACCACTATGACCCCATGGGAACAACATGCCAGCATTATAAGCATTCCTCGCTTCGATTACAAGGCTCCATCTTCTTTACTTCAACGATCTCACTCTGCCTTTCTCATCACTTGCACTATCAGTTCTGTCCTCTCTCCCTTTATTTTGACTGCTGCCTTTTCAGATGGAAATGGGCTTTTGacaaacttttttattttttccccCCTTGATTCTTATCAGAGAGGGAGAAGAGCGCTACGAAAGAAGCCATGTCTATCTTTTCAAAGGTATTGCCTTTTCATCTCAATTTTCTTCGTTTCACTCCTAATTTTGATGTTAATTTCTTAGTTATATTAGTTACACAGCcaattgttgattttattgaaCCATACCTTgggattttgaaaaaaaaaaaaagcgaAAGCTTGGGTAGTCaaggaaatagaaaacaatgaatttattcttttttcagCAATAATAGGTAATTGATGGTTGCATAAATAACGAAGGGAATTTCTATATGAATAGGAAGGTGTTTTAGAGCTGGAATTTAAATCTCTACTTGCTTTAACCTTCACTACGATTATGTAAGCTCCAGAATCTATATAGTCCTTTCATTCTGTGTCTGCTAGTTTTGGGTATTTGTTTGACTCTGGCACTATTTTTCTACACTATAGTTTTCTCTTCTCGCAAGCTGACTTCTCGAAACTTTAAATTAAGTTGTGTCCTTTTCTATATTcttattgaaaatgaaaaggttTCTTTTTCACTTGCCCTTTGGCATTGATCAATTGCATTTGTGTGGTGCTTCTAAACATTGATGCCAAATGCTGAATTGGTtcttaatcatttaaaatgtATGTCACTTTTGATCAATTCCAAATGAAAAATTGTATCTGCAAGACATTTCTCCTGAGGTTTCATgatatttttccaaaataGATTTCCAGAGTTGACCAGGTCACATAATTGAGAGTAGTACTGTTGTTGTCAGTAATATGCTTGTAATATGTTTAAACATTTTGCAGTATGTTGGGTCCTTCAAGAGTGAGATCTCTTGCTCTGATGCAAATGCTGATGCTAAGAGAAGGAAAATATGTACAGACGAAATTGACCAGAACATTGCCAATAGCGTTGACAGTTCGGAGATCACTGAAGCTGCTGGTAGTAGTTTCTCAGGCCTAAAAGACTGGGACTTTGAGATTCAGTTCGATTTTGCTTGGGCCCTGGGTTCGATACTAATTGAAATACCTCTTTGTGGTAGGCGGATTTCAAAATGATGACCATTTTTCCTCTGCAAAGACTGATAAAAGTGGAGCACCAGATTTTGTTCTTTCACTAGTCAAACTAACAAGGAGTGGTTTGCTTCTACTTACCTTCCCTGGGGAGAACCCTCTAGACACAATTGATATTGTTTCAGATATTTTCCAGGATCTGGAGTCTGGGAGTTTAAAGTCACCACTGTAAGTTTACTGCAAATATTCTCGAGTCGAAAAACTGTTTTACCCTCTCAACTGGTTTAATAATTGCTATCGTTGTCTCTGTCTCCAGAAAGTGTGCTTTTATCTGAATCATCTCACAAATGACACAAAGCAATCTTCCCATAAAATGttgtttgaaataaaatctcaattaGATCAAACTGTGTTCTAGAAGAATGGTATTTTGGAAGTCCTCCTAAATTTTATACAGAATATACTTTCCATAGTACTTTAAAATTACACTTTCATCGCTTGGCACCCCATAAAAGATGAGTGGAAATTGTGTAAGAAACAAGTTAACATTATTGATGAATTGAGTTGTGTGTGGGCTACTGTGAAAACTTACAACTTGGGTGATTAATACCTTTGACTACTTCAATTTCTATATGTGGCTGTAtgtatacacacacacacacacacacttggtaaaaaaattgaactgCATCTCCAAATTCTCATACTTTTAACTCTGGTCACTAGTATCAGAGATAATAAGATCCATGGCTGTTTGTTATAGATGGCAATGTCTGCAGGAGGTTAAACTTTAGTTCA containing:
- the LOC18609949 gene encoding uncharacterized protein LOC18609949 isoform X1, producing the protein MGEEEERKPVKMESKEEEGEESKTTMTPWEQHASIISIPRFDYKAPSSLLQRSHSAFLITCTIKREKSATKEAMSIFSKYVGSFKSEISCSDANADAKRRKICTDEIDQNIANSVDSSEITEAAGGFQNDDHFSSAKTDKSGAPDFVLSLVKLTRSGLLLLTFPGENPLDTIDIVSDIFQDLESGSLKSPLILGEMAFHWCSWCHRIFPIQATCSLNEKGLQAVVSKLVLHFVNDKRNKLARPIKFAVGFNRRGTEESQVKIPKDASKNSDLSVLLDRGKCFSVVAAAVKGIVSDSVVDLKSPELSILVELLPLSGVPNGSLVVGVSVLPQNLVSTKPRLCIKPLVCDKSGRNES
- the LOC18609949 gene encoding uncharacterized protein LOC18609949 isoform X2 — translated: MGEEEERKPVKMESKEEEGEESKTTMTPWEQHASIISIPRFDYKAPSSLLQRSHSAFLITCTIKREKSATKEAMSIFSKYVGSFKSEISCSDANADAKRRKICTDEIDQNIANSVDSSEITEAAGGFQNDDHFSSAKTDKSGAPDFVLSLVKLTRSGLLLLTFPGENPLDTIDIVSDIFQDLESGSLKSPLWCHRIFPIQATCSLNEKGLQAVVSKLVLHFVNDKRNKLARPIKFAVGFNRRGTEESQVKIPKDASKNSDLSVLLDRGKCFSVVAAAVKGIVSDSVVDLKSPELSILVELLPLSGVPNGSLVVGVSVLPQNLVSTKPRLCIKPLVCDKSGRNES